In Sphingomonas panacisoli, one genomic interval encodes:
- a CDS encoding sigma-70 family RNA polymerase sigma factor — MAQEAAAREPATANDDDAVMARIAGRDSLAFSRVVEAQVGMLHRVAYRMLGDGAEAEDVAQEALLRLWASADRWRTGQAGIAAWLTRVAVNLCLDRLRRRRFSSDAEVPERADETPGADEAMDEARLRAAALAALGDLTERHRAAIVLTYYEELPNAAAAEVLEMKLKAFESLLLRARGAMRAALAERGLTTLTGEAA; from the coding sequence ATGGCGCAGGAGGCGGCCGCGCGGGAACCTGCGACGGCGAACGACGACGATGCCGTGATGGCGCGCATCGCCGGTCGGGATTCGCTGGCCTTTTCACGCGTGGTCGAGGCGCAAGTCGGGATGCTGCACCGGGTGGCGTATCGCATGCTGGGCGACGGCGCCGAGGCCGAGGACGTCGCGCAGGAGGCGTTGTTGCGGCTGTGGGCGTCTGCGGATCGATGGCGCACTGGCCAGGCTGGAATCGCGGCGTGGCTGACGCGGGTCGCGGTCAATCTGTGTCTCGATCGGCTGCGGCGGCGGCGTTTTTCGAGCGATGCCGAAGTGCCGGAGCGGGCGGACGAGACGCCGGGCGCGGACGAGGCGATGGATGAAGCGCGATTGCGCGCGGCGGCGCTGGCGGCGCTGGGCGACCTGACCGAGCGGCACCGCGCCGCGATCGTGCTGACTTATTACGAGGAGCTGCCCAATGCGGCGGCGGCCGAGGTGCTGGAGATGAAGCTGAAGGCGTTCGAATCACTGCTGTTGCGGGCGCGGGGCGCGATGCGGGCGGCGCTTGCCGAGCGCGGGCTGACCACGCTGACGGGGGAAGCGGCATGA
- the typA gene encoding translational GTPase TypA, giving the protein MNLRNVAIIAHVDHGKTTLVDQLFRQSGTFRDNQRVEERAMDSNDLEKERGITILAKPTSIDWEGIRINIVDTPGHADFGGEVERILSMVDGVVLLVDSSEGAMPQTKFVTGKALALGLRPIVVVNKIDRPDERIQEVLDEVFDLFVSLDATDEQLDFPVLYASGRNGYANEDPSLREGTLKPLFQKIVDHVPPPNLDEDAPFSFLVTLLDRDNFLGRVLTGRVQSGVVKVNQPIHALNDDGKIIETGRASKLMSFRGLERVPVEEARAGDIISLAGLTVATVADTIADPTVTEAIHAQKIDPPTLSMRFAVNDSPMAGREGSKVTSRMIRDRLEREAESNVAIKVTESADKDSFEVAGRGELQLGVLIETMRREGFELGISRPRVLFREDEDGKKTEPYETVVIDVDDEYSGTVVDKMNQRKGEMTDMRPSGGGKTRITFSAPSRGLIGYHGEFLSDTRGTGIMNRLFEKYGPHKGQIEGRKNGVLISNGSGEANSYALGPLEDRGILFVGHGEALYEGMIIGENAKTEDLEVNPMKAKQLTNFRASGGKDDAVRLSPPKKMTLEQAIAYVDDDEMVEVTPSKIRLRKRHLDPHERKRASRAKQAA; this is encoded by the coding sequence ATGAACCTTCGCAACGTGGCGATCATCGCCCACGTCGATCACGGCAAGACCACGCTCGTCGACCAGCTTTTCCGCCAATCCGGCACGTTCCGCGACAATCAGCGCGTCGAAGAACGCGCGATGGATTCGAACGACCTGGAAAAAGAACGCGGCATCACGATTCTGGCGAAGCCGACCTCGATCGATTGGGAAGGCATCCGGATCAACATCGTCGACACGCCAGGCCACGCCGATTTCGGCGGCGAGGTCGAGCGTATCCTGTCGATGGTCGATGGCGTCGTCCTGCTGGTCGATTCGTCCGAAGGCGCGATGCCGCAGACCAAGTTTGTGACCGGCAAGGCGTTGGCGCTCGGCCTCCGTCCGATCGTCGTCGTCAACAAGATCGACCGCCCGGACGAGCGCATCCAGGAAGTGCTCGACGAAGTGTTCGACCTGTTCGTGTCGCTCGACGCGACCGACGAGCAGCTCGATTTCCCCGTGCTCTACGCCTCGGGCCGCAACGGCTACGCCAATGAAGACCCCAGCCTGCGCGAAGGCACGCTCAAGCCGCTGTTCCAGAAGATCGTCGACCACGTGCCGCCGCCGAACCTCGACGAGGACGCGCCGTTCAGCTTCCTGGTGACATTGCTCGACCGCGACAATTTCCTCGGCCGCGTGCTGACCGGTCGCGTCCAGTCGGGCGTGGTGAAGGTCAACCAGCCGATCCACGCGCTGAACGACGACGGCAAGATCATCGAGACCGGCCGCGCGTCCAAGCTGATGTCGTTCCGCGGGCTCGAGCGCGTGCCCGTCGAGGAAGCGCGCGCCGGCGACATTATCAGCCTTGCCGGCCTGACCGTAGCGACCGTCGCCGACACGATCGCCGATCCGACCGTGACCGAAGCGATCCACGCGCAGAAGATCGACCCCCCGACGCTGTCGATGCGCTTCGCCGTCAACGACAGCCCGATGGCGGGCCGCGAGGGCAGCAAGGTCACGTCGCGCATGATCCGCGATCGTCTGGAGCGCGAAGCCGAATCGAATGTCGCGATCAAGGTGACCGAAAGCGCCGACAAGGACAGCTTCGAAGTCGCCGGCCGCGGCGAACTCCAGCTCGGCGTGTTGATCGAAACGATGCGCCGCGAAGGCTTCGAACTCGGCATCAGCCGCCCGCGCGTGCTGTTCCGCGAGGACGAGGACGGCAAGAAGACCGAGCCGTACGAAACCGTCGTGATCGACGTGGACGACGAATATTCGGGCACGGTCGTCGACAAGATGAACCAGCGCAAGGGCGAGATGACCGACATGCGCCCCTCGGGCGGCGGCAAGACGCGCATCACCTTCTCCGCCCCGTCGCGCGGCCTGATCGGCTATCACGGCGAATTCCTGTCCGACACGCGCGGCACCGGGATCATGAACCGGCTGTTCGAGAAATACGGCCCGCACAAAGGCCAGATCGAAGGCCGCAAGAACGGCGTGCTGATCTCCAACGGTTCGGGCGAAGCGAACAGCTACGCGCTCGGCCCGCTCGAGGATCGCGGCATCCTGTTCGTCGGCCATGGCGAAGCGCTCTACGAAGGCATGATCATCGGCGAAAACGCCAAGACGGAAGACCTCGAGGTCAACCCGATGAAGGCGAAGCAGCTGACCAACTTCCGCGCATCGGGCGGCAAGGACGACGCCGTTCGCCTCTCCCCGCCGAAGAAGATGACGCTCGAACAGGCGATCGCCTATGTCGACGACGACGAAATGGTCGAAGTGACGCCGAGCAAGATCCGGCTGCGCAAGCGGCACCTGGATCCGCACGAGCGGAAGCGGGCCAGTCGCGCCAAGCAAGCCGCCTGA
- a CDS encoding NADPH-dependent FMN reductase, giving the protein MTEPLNIGIIVGSVRERRISLPIANWVKQQIDPRPEFDADLLDLLDWQLPMFAEPNPPATGKYTGEKQRAWAATIGPMDGFILVAPEYNHGMSAVLKNALDTVAAEWARKPVAFVAHGGFGGARSVEQLREVTAALAMAPLSGAVHLQGAHKLREGDRFKAGDDENRRLAKLFDELDWWGRALRAARNA; this is encoded by the coding sequence ATGACCGAGCCGCTCAACATCGGAATCATCGTCGGCAGCGTACGCGAGAGGCGGATATCGCTGCCGATCGCAAACTGGGTGAAGCAGCAGATCGACCCGCGGCCCGAGTTCGATGCCGATCTGCTCGACTTGCTCGACTGGCAATTGCCGATGTTCGCCGAGCCGAACCCGCCCGCGACCGGCAAATATACTGGCGAGAAGCAGCGGGCATGGGCGGCGACGATCGGCCCGATGGACGGCTTCATCCTGGTCGCGCCCGAATATAATCACGGGATGAGCGCGGTGCTGAAGAACGCGCTCGACACCGTTGCGGCGGAGTGGGCGCGGAAGCCGGTCGCGTTCGTCGCCCATGGCGGGTTCGGCGGCGCGCGGTCGGTCGAGCAACTGCGCGAAGTGACCGCGGCGCTCGCGATGGCGCCGCTCAGCGGCGCGGTCCACCTGCAGGGCGCCCACAAGCTGCGCGAGGGTGATCGCTTCAAGGCTGGCGACGACGAGAACCGGCGGTTGGCCAAGCTGTTCGACGAACTTGACTGGTGGGGCAGAGCGCTCCGTGCGGCGCGAAACGCGTAA
- the cydB gene encoding cytochrome d ubiquinol oxidase subunit II, giving the protein MNVSFDLTVVWAAIISLAVALYVVMDGFDLGIGILFGRFKVGGERDTAMNAIAPVWDGNETWLVMGGGGLMAAFPLAYAIILPALYTPLIAMLLGLVFRGVAFEFRWRDPAHRGFWDFAFSAGSVLATLAQGITLGALLQGIHVEGRSYAGGWWDWLTPFSLLCGVALMIGYALLGSCWLIWRSDGPLHDDARKFAKWLTPAMLAAIGAVSLATPFLEGKYYERWFAWPGVLFSAQMPLTVAIVGLLLWRAIAKGKDHSPFLWTLTLFGLCMAGLAISIWPDVIPGRVSIWQAASPAKSQTFMLVGVSILLPLILAYTGWAYWVFRGKVGDEGYHAHDH; this is encoded by the coding sequence ATGAACGTCAGCTTCGACCTGACCGTCGTCTGGGCGGCGATCATCAGCCTCGCGGTGGCGCTCTACGTCGTGATGGACGGGTTCGACCTCGGCATCGGCATCCTGTTCGGGCGATTCAAGGTTGGCGGCGAGCGCGACACGGCGATGAACGCGATCGCGCCGGTATGGGACGGCAACGAGACGTGGCTGGTGATGGGCGGCGGCGGGCTGATGGCGGCGTTTCCGCTGGCGTACGCGATCATCCTGCCCGCGCTCTACACCCCGCTGATCGCGATGCTGCTCGGCCTCGTGTTCCGCGGCGTCGCGTTCGAATTCCGCTGGCGTGACCCCGCGCATCGCGGGTTCTGGGACTTCGCGTTCAGCGCCGGGTCGGTGCTGGCGACGCTCGCGCAGGGCATCACGCTCGGCGCGTTGCTCCAGGGCATCCATGTCGAAGGCCGCAGCTATGCGGGCGGCTGGTGGGACTGGCTGACCCCGTTCAGCCTGCTCTGCGGCGTCGCGCTGATGATCGGCTATGCGTTGCTCGGGAGCTGCTGGCTGATCTGGCGCAGCGACGGCCCGCTCCACGACGACGCCCGCAAGTTCGCCAAGTGGCTGACCCCCGCCATGCTCGCCGCGATCGGCGCGGTCAGCCTGGCGACGCCGTTCCTCGAAGGCAAATATTACGAGCGCTGGTTCGCCTGGCCCGGCGTGCTGTTCTCCGCGCAAATGCCGCTGACGGTGGCGATCGTCGGGCTCCTCCTGTGGCGCGCGATCGCCAAGGGTAAGGACCACAGCCCGTTCCTGTGGACGCTGACGCTGTTCGGCCTGTGCATGGCCGGTCTCGCCATCTCGATCTGGCCCGACGTCATCCCCGGCCGCGTCTCGATCTGGCAAGCCGCCAGCCCGGCCAAGAGCCAGACCTTCATGCTGGTCGGCGTGTCGATCCTGCTACCGCTGATCCTGGCCTATACCGGCTGGGCCTATTGGGTGTTCCGCGGCAAGGTCGGCGACGAGGGCTACCATGCCCACGACCATTAG
- a CDS encoding EVE domain-containing protein gives MAYWFLRSEPEVYGWDHLVKDKVTEWDGIRNYTARNFLKDMQVGDRAILYHSNTEKACAGVMEITRTWQPDGEKGDWASVQVKPVAPLEHHVTLAEMKAEPRLAKIEVLRQSRLSVTPVRDDEWKVLMEMAKG, from the coding sequence ATGGCCTATTGGTTCCTGCGGTCGGAGCCCGAAGTTTACGGCTGGGACCATTTGGTGAAGGACAAGGTCACCGAGTGGGACGGCATCCGCAACTATACTGCGCGCAATTTCCTGAAGGACATGCAGGTCGGCGATCGGGCGATCCTCTATCATTCGAACACCGAGAAAGCGTGCGCGGGGGTGATGGAGATCACGCGCACGTGGCAGCCTGACGGCGAGAAGGGCGATTGGGCGAGCGTCCAGGTCAAGCCGGTCGCACCGCTCGAGCATCACGTCACGCTGGCGGAGATGAAGGCCGAGCCGCGCCTCGCCAAGATCGAAGTGCTGCGCCAGTCGCGACTGTCGGTGACACCGGTGCGCGACGACGAGTGGAAGGTGCTGATGGAGATGGCGAAGGGATGA
- a CDS encoding DUF3297 family protein produces MTKSKDSPPDRLSTNPSSPYFDQPLLERGIGIRFKGVERRDVEEYSISEGWVRVALGKKVDRHGNPLTLKLTGPVEAWFESGGDEDEDSED; encoded by the coding sequence ATGACCAAGTCCAAAGACTCCCCGCCCGATCGCCTGTCGACCAACCCGTCGAGTCCCTATTTCGACCAGCCCCTGCTCGAACGCGGCATCGGCATCCGCTTCAAAGGCGTCGAGCGCCGCGACGTCGAGGAATACAGCATCTCCGAAGGCTGGGTCCGCGTCGCGCTGGGAAAGAAGGTGGATCGGCATGGCAACCCGCTGACGCTGAAGTTGACCGGGCCGGTGGAGGCTTGGTTCGAGAGCGGCGGGGACGAAGACGAGGATAGCGAGGACTAA
- a CDS encoding type I restriction endonuclease, which translates to MDLATKLVELEKRTAQHRELLLTEEAAKTALVLPLLQALGYDVFNPGEIIPEFTADVGIKKGEKVDYAIAIDGKLTMLIECKPSSMDLDLKHASQLFRYFSTTDVRIAVLTNGVTYQFYSDIDQPNKMDDKPFFIFNMDAIRRTDPPILERFKKSSFNIDEIIAEAGRLKLQSLLRVELEREFAQPSEEFVRLMASRVQQGRLTAAAREQLANILGLSIASLIRDKVNDRLTSALNVANPSPQPIEAGQSDDPSIGDGVITSEEEIAGFRIIQAIAARHVDPSRVVIRDSKSYCAILLDDNNRKTLARLHFNSPTTRYVGTFTDKDETRHAVTAPIDIYKLEDQILARIKELGG; encoded by the coding sequence ATGGATTTGGCGACGAAGCTGGTAGAACTAGAGAAGCGTACGGCGCAGCATCGCGAGCTGCTGCTCACCGAAGAAGCGGCAAAGACGGCGTTGGTGCTGCCGCTGCTGCAGGCCCTGGGCTACGACGTTTTCAATCCGGGCGAAATCATTCCCGAATTCACCGCCGATGTCGGGATCAAGAAGGGCGAAAAGGTCGATTACGCCATCGCGATCGATGGCAAGCTGACCATGCTGATCGAGTGCAAGCCGTCGTCGATGGACCTCGACCTCAAGCACGCCTCGCAACTCTTCCGGTATTTCTCGACGACCGATGTGCGGATCGCCGTCCTGACCAACGGCGTCACCTATCAATTTTATTCGGATATCGATCAGCCCAACAAGATGGACGACAAGCCGTTCTTCATCTTCAACATGGACGCGATCCGGCGCACCGATCCGCCCATATTGGAGCGGTTCAAGAAATCGTCCTTCAATATCGACGAGATCATCGCCGAGGCCGGGCGGCTGAAACTGCAATCGCTGTTGCGCGTCGAACTGGAACGCGAATTCGCGCAACCTTCGGAAGAATTCGTGCGGCTGATGGCATCGCGGGTGCAGCAGGGCCGACTCACGGCGGCCGCCAGAGAGCAACTCGCGAACATTCTTGGTTTGTCGATCGCGTCGCTGATCCGCGACAAGGTCAACGACCGGCTGACATCGGCGCTCAACGTCGCGAACCCCTCGCCGCAGCCGATCGAAGCGGGACAATCGGACGATCCCTCGATCGGCGATGGCGTCATCACCAGCGAAGAGGAAATCGCCGGCTTCCGCATCATCCAGGCGATCGCCGCGCGCCACGTCGACCCCAGCCGCGTGGTGATCCGGGATTCAAAATCCTATTGCGCGATCCTGCTGGACGACAACAATCGCAAGACGCTGGCGCGGTTGCATTTCAACAGCCCGACGACGCGCTATGTCGGCACCTTCACCGACAAGGACGAAACCCGCCACGCCGTGACGGCGCCGATCGATATCTATAAGCTCGAGGATCAAATTCTGGCACGCATCAAGGAGTTGGGTGGCTAA
- a CDS encoding toxic anion resistance protein, with amino-acid sequence MATTPTETITAEPDLVLTPPDPVPVVATTKAAGLVPVDDSKKTELEARVDAFIDDLVAQDVDSPEFGKRVDAITSMGQKEIREAAGQSNRFLDRPVRAMDKDQGVGADLVQLRLTIEKLDPANNGKFFGGGRGFLDAIFGTKITGYFDQYKSSQNHISAILKSLASGKDELLMDNAAIDTERSNLWTSMGRLEQMIHLSKVMDQKLEDKANDLDATDPAKAKALRETALFYARQRTQDLLTQMAVTVQGYLALDLVKKNNVELVKGVDRASTTTVAALRTAVTVAQALTNQKLVLEQITQLNTTTANIIDSTGKLLKSQTAQIHEQAAASTIPVEVLQRAFQNIYDTMDAIDVFKLKALDSMKTTVTTLSNEVEKSKGYIARAEGQAQASLEGPQADTFKLEAVG; translated from the coding sequence ATGGCGACGACGCCGACCGAGACGATCACTGCCGAACCCGATCTGGTGCTGACCCCGCCCGATCCCGTGCCCGTGGTGGCCACGACAAAGGCGGCGGGCTTGGTGCCGGTCGACGACAGCAAAAAGACCGAACTGGAAGCGCGGGTCGATGCGTTCATCGACGATCTGGTCGCGCAGGACGTCGACAGCCCCGAATTCGGCAAGCGCGTCGATGCGATCACCAGCATGGGCCAGAAGGAAATCCGAGAGGCGGCGGGCCAGTCCAATCGCTTCCTCGACCGCCCGGTGCGCGCGATGGACAAGGATCAGGGCGTCGGCGCCGATCTCGTCCAGCTGCGCCTGACGATCGAGAAGCTCGATCCCGCGAACAACGGCAAGTTCTTCGGCGGCGGGCGCGGGTTCCTCGACGCGATCTTCGGGACCAAGATTACCGGCTATTTCGACCAGTACAAATCGTCGCAGAACCACATCTCCGCGATCCTCAAGAGCCTCGCCTCGGGCAAGGACGAGCTCCTGATGGACAACGCCGCGATCGATACCGAGCGGTCCAATCTGTGGACGTCGATGGGCCGGCTGGAACAGATGATCCACCTGTCGAAGGTCATGGACCAGAAGCTGGAGGACAAGGCCAACGACCTCGACGCGACCGATCCCGCCAAGGCGAAGGCGCTCCGCGAAACCGCGTTGTTCTACGCCCGCCAGCGCACGCAGGACCTGCTGACGCAAATGGCGGTGACGGTGCAGGGCTATCTGGCGCTCGATCTGGTCAAGAAGAACAATGTCGAGCTGGTAAAGGGCGTCGATCGCGCATCGACCACCACGGTCGCCGCGTTGCGCACCGCGGTGACGGTCGCGCAGGCGCTGACCAACCAGAAACTGGTGCTCGAACAGATCACGCAACTCAACACGACGACGGCGAACATCATCGATTCGACCGGCAAGCTGCTGAAGTCGCAGACCGCGCAGATCCACGAGCAGGCGGCGGCGTCGACGATCCCGGTCGAGGTGCTCCAGCGCGCGTTCCAGAATATCTACGACACGATGGACGCGATCGACGTGTTCAAGCTGAAGGCGCTCGATAGCATGAAGACCACGGTCACGACGCTGTCGAACGAGGTCGAGAAGTCGAAGGGCTATATCGCCCGCGCCGAGGGCCAGGCCCAGGCGTCGCTCGAAGGCCCGCAGGCGGATACGTTCAAGCTGGAGGCGGTTGGCTAG
- a CDS encoding AAA family ATPase — translation MTGSLHVLTGKIAAGKSTRARALVEEAGGMVLSEDAWLSTLYPGEIADLADYRRSSERLRAAIAPLIVEMVRRGQAVILDFPANTVASRAWMKALADDAGVTATLHFLDPPDDECRARMHARNASGEHPYHVDDATFDQFTAHFVAPTDVEGFAIIRYG, via the coding sequence ATGACCGGATCGCTCCACGTGCTGACCGGCAAGATCGCGGCGGGGAAATCGACACGCGCGCGTGCGCTGGTCGAGGAGGCCGGCGGGATGGTGCTGTCCGAGGACGCCTGGCTATCGACGCTGTATCCCGGCGAGATCGCTGACTTGGCGGATTACCGCCGGTCGAGCGAGCGGCTGCGCGCCGCGATCGCGCCGTTGATCGTCGAGATGGTGCGGCGCGGGCAGGCCGTGATCCTCGATTTTCCCGCCAACACAGTCGCGAGCCGGGCGTGGATGAAGGCGCTGGCCGACGATGCGGGCGTCACGGCGACGCTCCATTTCCTCGATCCGCCCGACGACGAATGCCGTGCGCGGATGCATGCGCGCAACGCGTCGGGCGAGCATCCGTATCACGTCGACGACGCGACCTTCGACCAGTTCACCGCGCATTTCGTCGCGCCGACCGATGTCGAAGGGTTCGCGATCATTCGCTACGGCTGA
- a CDS encoding DUF2474 domain-containing protein, translating to MPTTIRRLAWFVGIWAASVLALGVVAYAIRFALKP from the coding sequence ATGCCCACGACCATTAGGCGCCTGGCCTGGTTCGTCGGCATCTGGGCGGCGAGCGTGCTGGCGCTGGGCGTCGTCGCCTACGCGATCCGCTTCGCGCTGAAGCCCTAG
- a CDS encoding cytochrome ubiquinol oxidase subunit I, with the protein MSPSETALILARAQFAFTISFHFIFPAFSIGLASYLAVLEGLWLWTGRQAFLDLFRYWVKIFAIAFAMGVVSGIVMSYQFGTNWSVFSDKAGPVIGPLMAYEVLTAFFLEAGFLGVMLFGTNKVGKGLHFVATLMVATGTLISATWIISVNSWMQTPGGWAMNAQGQFVPADWWAIVFNASFPYRLVHTVIAAYLTTALVVGGVSAWHIIKRHDTPQVRIAFSMAMWMATLVAPIQLLAGDQHGLNTLEHQPIKVLAMEGDFEPSPNGAPLVLFGIPSNADGRVNYKIEIPKAGSLILKHDPNAPLKGLKDYPRDQWPPVVIVFWSFRVMVGLGMLMIALGAFSLVQRLRGKLYDRGLLHRFALVMGPAGFVAVIAGWVTTEVGRQPWVIYGLLRTADAVSPIATPGVTGSLIAFVIVYFSVYAAGTLYLLRLMAKPPHDNESDPSEGPIRSAGITPAPAKLGGEA; encoded by the coding sequence ATGTCGCCATCCGAGACCGCCCTGATCCTCGCCCGCGCGCAATTCGCCTTCACCATCTCGTTCCATTTCATCTTCCCGGCCTTCTCGATCGGGCTCGCCAGCTATCTCGCGGTGTTGGAGGGGTTGTGGCTGTGGACCGGGCGCCAGGCGTTCCTCGACCTTTTCCGCTATTGGGTTAAGATCTTCGCGATCGCCTTCGCGATGGGCGTCGTGTCGGGCATCGTCATGTCGTATCAGTTCGGCACCAACTGGTCGGTCTTTTCCGACAAGGCCGGGCCGGTGATCGGGCCGTTGATGGCGTATGAAGTGCTGACCGCGTTCTTCCTCGAAGCCGGGTTTCTGGGCGTGATGCTGTTCGGGACCAACAAGGTCGGTAAGGGCCTGCATTTCGTCGCGACGTTGATGGTCGCGACCGGCACGTTGATCTCGGCGACCTGGATCATCTCGGTCAACAGCTGGATGCAGACGCCGGGCGGCTGGGCGATGAACGCACAGGGCCAGTTCGTGCCCGCCGATTGGTGGGCGATCGTGTTCAACGCGAGCTTCCCCTATCGCCTCGTCCACACGGTAATCGCGGCGTATTTGACGACCGCGCTGGTCGTCGGCGGGGTCAGCGCGTGGCACATCATCAAGCGCCACGACACGCCGCAAGTGCGGATCGCGTTTTCGATGGCGATGTGGATGGCGACGCTGGTCGCGCCGATCCAGTTGCTCGCGGGCGACCAGCACGGGCTCAACACGCTGGAGCATCAGCCGATCAAGGTGCTGGCGATGGAGGGCGATTTCGAGCCGAGCCCGAACGGCGCGCCGCTGGTGCTGTTCGGTATCCCGTCGAACGCGGACGGCCGCGTGAACTACAAGATCGAGATTCCGAAAGCCGGGTCGCTGATTCTCAAACACGACCCGAACGCGCCACTCAAGGGGCTGAAGGACTATCCCCGCGACCAATGGCCGCCGGTGGTGATCGTGTTCTGGTCGTTCCGCGTCATGGTCGGGCTAGGGATGCTAATGATCGCGCTCGGCGCGTTCAGCCTGGTCCAACGGCTGCGCGGCAAGCTCTACGATCGCGGCCTGCTCCACCGCTTCGCGCTCGTCATGGGGCCGGCGGGGTTCGTCGCGGTGATCGCCGGCTGGGTGACGACCGAGGTCGGACGCCAGCCCTGGGTAATCTACGGCCTGCTCCGCACCGCCGACGCGGTTTCCCCGATCGCGACGCCCGGCGTTACGGGCTCGCTGATCGCGTTCGTTATCGTGTATTTCTCGGTCTATGCGGCGGGGACACTCTACCTACTGCGCCTGATGGCCAAGCCGCCGCACGACAATGAGAGTGACCCCAGCGAAGGACCGATCCGATCGGCGGGCATCACCCCGGCGCCGGCGAAACTGGGCGGCGAGGCATGA
- the infA gene encoding translation initiation factor IF-1 gives MAKEELLEMRGQVVELLPNAMFRVRLENDHEILGHTAGKMRKNRIRVLVGDEVLVELTPYDLTKGRITYRFMPGRDGPRPQ, from the coding sequence TTGGCAAAAGAAGAACTTCTCGAAATGCGCGGCCAGGTGGTGGAGCTTCTGCCCAACGCCATGTTCCGCGTCCGGCTGGAAAACGACCATGAGATCCTCGGTCACACCGCCGGCAAGATGCGCAAGAACCGTATCCGCGTGCTGGTCGGCGACGAAGTGCTCGTCGAACTCACGCCCTACGACCTGACCAAGGGCCGCATCACCTATCGCTTCATGCCGGGCCGCGACGGGCCGAGGCCGCAGTAA
- a CDS encoding Maf family protein: protein MNLVLASTSPRRRELLARIGVEPARFAAPDIDETPLRGELPRAYVARLAEAKALAVARGAEEIVLAGDTTVAVGRRILEKPLDEADLRRMLGLLSGRRHHVFSGVCVVGRDGRAKVRVVDTIVGFKPLSPAEIDWYVASGEGMGKAGGYAIQGRAEAFVRYLAGSHSNVVGLPVFETLGLLRAAGMPLG from the coding sequence ATGAACCTCGTTCTCGCCTCCACCAGCCCGCGCCGCCGCGAATTGCTCGCGCGGATCGGGGTCGAGCCCGCGCGCTTCGCCGCGCCCGACATCGACGAGACGCCGCTGAGGGGTGAACTCCCCCGCGCCTATGTCGCCCGCCTCGCCGAGGCCAAGGCGCTGGCCGTGGCGCGCGGCGCCGAGGAGATCGTGCTGGCCGGCGACACCACGGTCGCGGTCGGACGGCGCATCCTCGAAAAGCCGCTGGACGAGGCCGATCTGCGGCGGATGCTCGGATTGCTGTCGGGGCGGCGGCACCACGTTTTTTCGGGCGTGTGCGTCGTCGGGCGCGATGGCCGCGCGAAGGTCCGCGTGGTCGACACGATCGTCGGGTTCAAGCCGCTCTCGCCGGCGGAGATCGACTGGTACGTCGCCAGCGGCGAAGGCATGGGCAAGGCAGGCGGCTACGCGATCCAGGGCCGTGCCGAAGCATTCGTACGCTATCTCGCGGGGAGCCATTCGAACGTCGTCGGGCTGCCGGTGTTCGAGACGCTCGGATTGCTGCGCGCGGCAGGCATGCCGCTTGGCTGA
- a CDS encoding peptidylprolyl isomerase — protein sequence MRILVGLLALVLIGAGPAAPAEPPVVRVKLTTQAGVITLAIDVKHAPLTARNFLAYVDDGRLDGVTFYRASRRKGAPQLGFVQGGIDTDARRRLEPVALEPTSKTGLRHVDGAVSMARYEGVNTGTANFSLMVGASPNMDARPGSPGYAVFGRIVGGMDVVKRILAMPTNPGGEGAMKGQILTRPVTILKAQRLDGTPHPTGRAKVWLLFQGR from the coding sequence ATGCGAATTTTGGTCGGACTGTTGGCGCTGGTGCTGATCGGCGCCGGGCCGGCGGCACCCGCCGAACCGCCGGTGGTGCGCGTCAAGCTGACGACGCAGGCCGGCGTCATCACGCTGGCGATCGACGTGAAGCACGCGCCGCTCACCGCGCGCAATTTCCTGGCCTATGTCGATGACGGACGGCTCGACGGCGTGACCTTCTATCGCGCGTCGCGGCGCAAAGGCGCGCCGCAGCTCGGCTTTGTCCAGGGCGGGATCGACACCGACGCGCGGCGGCGGCTCGAGCCCGTTGCGCTGGAGCCGACCAGCAAGACCGGCCTTCGCCATGTCGACGGCGCGGTCTCGATGGCGCGGTACGAGGGCGTCAACACCGGCACCGCCAACTTCTCGCTGATGGTTGGCGCCTCGCCCAACATGGACGCGCGGCCGGGATCGCCGGGCTACGCCGTGTTCGGGCGGATCGTCGGCGGCATGGACGTGGTTAAGCGCATCCTGGCGATGCCGACCAACCCCGGCGGCGAGGGCGCGATGAAGGGTCAGATCCTGACGCGTCCGGTGACGATCCTGAAGGCGCAGCGGCTCGACGGCACACCGCATCCGACCGGGCGGGCGAAGGTTTGGCTGTTGTTCCAAGGACGGTAG